Proteins from a genomic interval of Pseudomonas silesiensis:
- a CDS encoding heme/hemin ABC transporter substrate-binding protein produces the protein MRLSTHVAALCAGLLVSYHAVAAELPQRWVSAGGALSEWVCALGGESKLVGVDTTSQHPQTLKALPSIGYQRQLSAEGILSLRPQILIGTEEMGPPPVLSQVRSAGVQVELFSAQPDLPTLQANLQHLGKLLGAQDRASQLLQGYQQQLEQQKVRVTRAQLQEKSPGVLMLLGHAGGKPLIAGKDTAADWLLQKAGGHNLATHSGYKPFSVESLVSLDPDVLVFADRALTGDAARAALFKENPILSSTRAAKDGRVMELDPTLLVGGLGPRLPDALKSLSDGFFPGSAGQ, from the coding sequence ATGCGCCTGAGTACCCACGTTGCTGCGCTCTGTGCCGGACTTCTCGTCAGCTATCACGCCGTAGCGGCCGAGTTGCCACAGCGTTGGGTCAGTGCCGGAGGCGCGCTGTCGGAGTGGGTCTGTGCGCTGGGTGGCGAGTCGAAACTGGTGGGGGTCGATACCACGAGCCAGCACCCGCAAACCCTTAAGGCACTGCCCAGTATCGGTTATCAGCGGCAATTGTCGGCGGAGGGTATTTTGAGTTTGCGTCCGCAGATTCTGATCGGCACCGAAGAAATGGGGCCGCCGCCAGTGCTATCACAGGTTCGCAGTGCCGGCGTGCAAGTCGAGCTGTTCTCCGCCCAGCCGGATCTGCCGACCTTGCAGGCTAATTTGCAGCACCTGGGCAAGTTGCTTGGCGCGCAAGACCGGGCGTCGCAATTGCTTCAGGGGTATCAACAGCAACTCGAGCAGCAAAAGGTCCGGGTTACCCGGGCGCAATTGCAGGAAAAGTCGCCGGGCGTCCTGATGCTGCTCGGCCATGCAGGCGGCAAGCCGCTGATTGCCGGCAAGGACACCGCCGCCGACTGGTTGCTGCAAAAGGCCGGTGGGCACAATCTGGCAACACATTCCGGCTACAAACCTTTTTCCGTCGAATCGCTGGTCAGCCTGGACCCTGACGTGTTGGTGTTTGCCGATCGTGCGCTCACCGGCGATGCCGCGCGGGCAGCGCTGTTCAAGGAAAATCCGATCCTGTCCTCGACCCGCGCGGCCAAGGACGGGCGAGTCATGGAACTCGATCCAACCTTGCTGGTGGGCGGCCTCGGGCCGCGGTTGCCCGACGCGTTGAAATCTCTGTCTGACGGCTTCTTCCCCGGTTCTGCCGGCCAATGA
- a CDS encoding FecCD family ABC transporter permease, translated as MLAVWLSLALGPVSLPLFDTLRAALRLIGLPIAADGLEQAELILGQIRLPRTLLGLAVGGVLALSGVAMQGLFRNPLADPGLVGVSSGAALGAAIAIVGGSIFGGLPEAFGPYLLSLCAFIGGLGVTALVYRLGRRNGQTHVATMLLAGIALTALAGSAVGLFTYLADDATLRTLTFWNLGSLNGASYARLWPLLLITVGVALWLPRRAKALNALLLGESEAGHLGIDVERLKRELVFCTALGVGAAVAAAGMIGFVGLVVPHLVRLLAGPDHRVLLPASVLAGGSLLLFADLVARLALAPAELPIGIVTAFIGAPFFLYLLLRGRA; from the coding sequence TTGCTGGCGGTCTGGCTGTCGTTGGCGCTGGGCCCCGTCAGCTTGCCGCTGTTCGATACCTTGCGTGCGGCGTTGCGGCTGATCGGCTTGCCCATTGCGGCCGACGGGCTGGAGCAGGCGGAGCTGATCCTGGGACAGATTCGCTTGCCGCGCACGCTATTGGGGTTGGCGGTGGGGGGCGTCCTGGCATTGTCCGGCGTGGCGATGCAGGGACTGTTTCGTAACCCGCTGGCAGATCCGGGGTTGGTCGGGGTTTCCAGCGGCGCGGCGCTGGGCGCGGCGATCGCGATTGTCGGCGGTTCGATATTCGGCGGCCTGCCGGAAGCCTTCGGGCCTTATCTGTTATCGCTGTGCGCATTCATAGGTGGGCTCGGCGTCACGGCGCTGGTATATCGGCTGGGCCGGCGCAACGGGCAGACCCATGTCGCGACCATGTTGCTGGCGGGTATCGCCTTGACCGCGCTGGCCGGTTCCGCCGTGGGGCTGTTTACCTACCTGGCCGACGACGCGACCCTGCGGACGCTGACATTCTGGAACCTGGGCAGTCTGAACGGCGCCAGCTATGCACGACTCTGGCCGTTGTTGCTGATCACGGTGGGCGTGGCGCTGTGGCTGCCGCGCCGGGCCAAGGCGCTGAATGCGTTGCTGCTGGGGGAGTCGGAGGCCGGTCACCTGGGCATCGATGTGGAACGGCTCAAGCGCGAGCTGGTGTTCTGCACGGCGTTGGGTGTCGGCGCGGCGGTCGCGGCGGCCGGGATGATCGGCTTTGTCGGGCTGGTGGTGCCGCACCTGGTGCGACTGCTGGCGGGGCCTGATCATCGTGTGCTGTTGCCGGCCTCGGTGCTGGCGGGCGGCAGCCTCCTGTTGTTTGCCGATCTGGTCGCACGATTGGCGCTGGCGCCGGCCGAGTTGCCCATCGGGATCGTCACGGCCTTCATTGGTGCACCGTTCTTTCTGTATTTGCTGCTCCGGGGGCGTGCCTGA